From Polaribacter butkevichii, a single genomic window includes:
- the gldN gene encoding gliding motility protein GldN: protein MFKNCLLLFFGLMISGSINAQIGLLNAKEVDQIGKKNEQQIAADNDAPLAYGYVDDRDVLWSKVVWEFIDLNQKINLPYYFPIDKSNISPNRRSLFDTLIKGIKQGKIKDAYSDSFFTSKISENEIQSRMSSIREENGYSDTIRLQSQDVEGYMIKGMWYFDKRQGELKYRLLALAPMGKDVQTLGVQDIEDEQLYELFWIFYPSARDVLHEAKVFNPKNASQPISFDHMLNARRFSSTIVKEENIYGNRSISDYVRGNSLFQLLEANKIKEDIRNREMDMWNY, encoded by the coding sequence ATGTTTAAAAATTGTTTACTATTATTTTTCGGTTTGATGATAAGTGGTTCAATAAACGCACAAATAGGCTTATTGAATGCTAAAGAAGTAGATCAAATAGGAAAGAAAAACGAGCAACAAATTGCTGCAGATAATGATGCACCTTTAGCCTATGGATATGTAGACGATAGAGATGTATTATGGTCTAAAGTTGTGTGGGAATTTATTGATTTAAATCAAAAAATAAATTTACCATATTATTTTCCTATAGATAAATCTAATATTTCTCCGAATAGAAGATCTTTATTTGATACCCTTATTAAAGGTATTAAACAAGGTAAAATAAAAGATGCTTATTCAGATTCTTTCTTTACTTCAAAAATTTCTGAAAACGAAATACAATCTAGAATGTCTAGCATTAGAGAAGAAAACGGTTATAGCGATACTATTAGATTACAATCTCAAGATGTAGAAGGCTATATGATTAAAGGAATGTGGTATTTTGATAAACGTCAAGGTGAATTAAAATATAGATTGTTGGCATTAGCTCCAATGGGGAAAGATGTACAAACTTTAGGTGTTCAAGATATAGAAGACGAACAATTGTATGAGTTATTTTGGATTTTTTACCCATCTGCAAGAGACGTTTTACACGAAGCAAAAGTGTTTAATCCAAAGAATGCATCTCAACCAATTTCTTTCGATCACATGTTAAATGCAAGAAGATTTAGCAGTACCATTGTAAAAGAAGAAAACATTTACGGTAACAGATCTATTTCAGATTATGTAAGAGGTAATTCTTTGTTCCAATTATTAGAAGCAAATAAGATTAAAGAAGACATTAGAAATAGAGAAATGGATATGTGGAATTACTAA
- the gldM gene encoding gliding motility protein GldM, translating into MAGGKMSARQKMINLMYLVFIAMLAMNMSKEVLSSFGFMNEKLSENNISTTAKNNEAYANLATKASEQAAKFAELNKEAVKIKEYSSNFYAYLEELKSKMTADIEDKKDYESMDKTAFLDEHFFKGDKFTAEGQEFLDKVNGYRTDVTNALGKDSKFAPILAKRFSTDDVKNRDGKTIKWLDYRYKGFPLVASLTNLTQMQADIKNTESDIVSDLLGGKMEEALSLNNYKGIVALDKNAYFAGEKVTGKIVLGRYDATMIPDNVTLNGKDYKNIQSGQVIIDMPSGNIGNHDIKGKIAFTQNGEVVEVPFESSYSVIPQPGDAVVSADKMNVVYRGLDNPISVSLPGVSDNNLRVSASGGTLKGGRGKYSIRPAGGNVATINVSATLSNGKSVNSKATFRIKDIPAAMGSVRGQYGTVRMPKSGLSSAPIAAGLPDFEFDLNIKVQSFKIKVPGQLTIIVNGSSLNAAAKQKLSKAKRGDIINIYGIKATANGYNLKKVLPVNIELTN; encoded by the coding sequence ATGGCAGGAGGAAAAATGTCCGCAAGACAGAAAATGATTAACTTAATGTATCTTGTGTTTATTGCAATGTTGGCAATGAATATGAGTAAAGAAGTTTTATCATCTTTTGGTTTTATGAACGAAAAGTTGAGTGAAAATAATATTTCAACTACAGCTAAGAACAATGAAGCGTATGCTAATTTAGCAACTAAAGCTTCTGAACAAGCTGCAAAATTTGCAGAATTAAATAAAGAGGCGGTAAAGATTAAAGAGTATTCTTCAAATTTTTATGCATATTTAGAAGAATTAAAATCTAAAATGACTGCAGATATAGAAGATAAAAAGGATTACGAATCTATGGATAAAACAGCCTTTTTAGATGAACATTTCTTTAAAGGTGATAAATTTACTGCGGAAGGGCAAGAATTTTTAGATAAAGTAAACGGATATAGAACAGACGTAACAAATGCTTTAGGGAAAGATAGTAAGTTTGCGCCAATATTAGCAAAGAGATTCTCTACAGATGATGTAAAAAATAGAGATGGAAAAACTATTAAATGGTTAGATTATAGATATAAAGGGTTTCCTTTAGTTGCTTCTTTAACAAACTTAACGCAAATGCAAGCTGATATCAAAAACACAGAAAGTGATATTGTATCAGATTTATTAGGTGGTAAAATGGAAGAAGCGTTGTCTTTAAACAACTATAAGGGTATTGTTGCTTTAGATAAAAACGCATATTTTGCAGGAGAAAAAGTTACAGGTAAAATCGTATTAGGTCGTTATGATGCTACTATGATTCCGGATAATGTAACTTTAAATGGTAAAGATTATAAAAACATTCAATCGGGTCAAGTAATTATTGATATGCCGTCTGGTAATATTGGAAATCATGATATTAAAGGAAAAATTGCTTTTACACAAAATGGAGAAGTAGTAGAAGTTCCTTTCGAAAGTTCTTATTCTGTAATTCCACAACCAGGTGATGCTGTTGTTTCTGCAGATAAGATGAATGTTGTGTATAGAGGTTTAGATAACCCTATTTCAGTTTCATTACCAGGTGTAAGTGACAATAACTTAAGAGTTTCTGCTAGTGGAGGTACTTTAAAAGGAGGTAGAGGTAAATATAGTATTAGACCTGCAGGAGGAAATGTAGCTACCATTAACGTAAGTGCTACCTTAAGTAATGGTAAATCTGTAAATTCTAAGGCTACTTTTAGAATTAAAGATATACCAGCAGCTATGGGGTCTGTAAGAGGACAATACGGAACCGTTAGAATGCCTAAATCAGGTTTGTCTTCTGCACCAATTGCAGCAGGATTGCCAGATTTTGAATTCGATTTAAATATTAAAGTACAGAGTTTTAAAATAAAAGTACCAGGTCAATTAACAATTATTGTAAATGGATCTAGTTTAAATGCAGCGGCAAAACAAAAATTGTCTAAAGCAAAGAGAGGAGATATCATTAATATTTATGGTATTAAAGCTACGGCTAATGGGTATAATCTTAAAAAAGTATTACCAGTTAATATAGAGTTAACAAACTAG
- the gldL gene encoding gliding motility protein GldL has product MAQSKSYKKTMNFVYGMGAAVVIVGALFKIQHMTLGPITGGMMLTIGLLVEAAVFAVSAFDTPEDDFDWSKVYPELGEDSLKAEKEEVGTQGMLSQKLDDLLKDAKIDASLMASLGNSMKNFQGAAEGLSAASESISSTNKYNEQVSMAAVQMETLNNLYKVQVENTAKQSELNGSIVENTEKLKEQMESLAKNLSSLNGVYGGMLSAMSK; this is encoded by the coding sequence ATGGCACAATCAAAATCTTACAAAAAAACAATGAATTTCGTTTACGGAATGGGAGCGGCAGTTGTAATTGTTGGAGCATTATTTAAAATTCAGCATATGACTTTGGGTCCTATTACTGGAGGAATGATGTTAACAATTGGTTTATTGGTAGAAGCAGCCGTTTTTGCTGTTTCAGCTTTTGATACTCCAGAAGATGATTTTGACTGGTCTAAAGTATATCCTGAGTTAGGAGAAGACAGTTTAAAAGCAGAAAAAGAAGAAGTAGGTACACAAGGAATGTTATCTCAAAAATTAGATGATTTATTAAAAGACGCAAAAATAGATGCTTCTTTAATGGCTAGTTTAGGTAATAGCATGAAAAATTTTCAAGGAGCTGCAGAAGGTTTATCTGCTGCATCAGAATCTATTTCATCAACAAATAAATATAACGAGCAAGTTTCTATGGCAGCCGTTCAAATGGAAACTTTAAATAACTTATATAAAGTACAGGTAGAAAATACTGCAAAACAATCTGAATTAAATGGATCAATTGTAGAAAATACAGAAAAACTAAAAGAGCAAATGGAATCTTTAGCAAAAAACTTATCTTCTTTAAACGGTGTTTATGGAGGTATGCTTTCTGCAATGTCTAAATAA